A single region of the Chitinophaga niabensis genome encodes:
- a CDS encoding helix-turn-helix domain-containing protein: protein MPTQEKDNRPPILYSCYTEKNREGEQFVPGHVFGYQLSGTLEIMVSGKTYNINPGDYFFFRKNQLARFLKKPPPGEEFRSISVFLDQETLHAVSEEHGLKMKKTYTGENALLLKPNPLFKNFIDSLKPYMEGSPILMGLKVKEAIMILLETNPVLQDVLFDFSAPGKIDLEAYMNEHYKFNVDISRFAYLTGRSLASFKRDFEKIFHTSPNRWLQQKRLDDAYHLIKEKGWRSSDVYLEVGFKDLSHFSFAFKKAYGVAPSRLDKRA from the coding sequence ATGCCCACGCAGGAAAAAGATAACAGACCACCTATTCTATACTCCTGTTATACTGAAAAGAACAGGGAAGGCGAACAGTTTGTACCCGGACATGTGTTCGGGTACCAGTTGTCCGGCACGCTGGAAATAATGGTAAGCGGCAAAACATACAATATCAACCCGGGAGATTACTTCTTTTTCAGAAAGAACCAATTGGCGCGATTCCTGAAAAAACCTCCTCCGGGCGAAGAGTTCCGGTCTATTTCCGTATTCCTGGACCAGGAAACCCTGCATGCGGTCAGTGAAGAGCACGGTCTGAAAATGAAAAAAACGTACACAGGAGAAAATGCCCTGCTGCTGAAACCGAACCCGCTCTTTAAAAACTTCATAGACTCTCTCAAACCTTATATGGAAGGCAGTCCCATCCTCATGGGCTTAAAGGTAAAAGAAGCGATCATGATCCTCCTGGAAACGAATCCCGTTTTGCAGGATGTGCTGTTTGATTTCAGTGCTCCCGGGAAAATTGACCTGGAGGCTTATATGAATGAACACTATAAGTTCAATGTGGATATCAGCCGGTTTGCCTACCTCACGGGCAGGAGCCTGGCCTCTTTCAAAAGGGATTTTGAGAAGATCTTCCATACTTCCCCTAACCGCTGGTTACAGCAAAAAAGGTTGGATGATGCCTACCACCTGATCAAGGAAAAAGGCTGGCGCTCTTCTGATGTATACCTGGAAGTAGGGTTCAAAGACCTCTCCCATTTCTCCTTTGCCTTCAAAAAAGCCTACGGAGTTGCGCCTTCCAGGCTGGATAAAAGGGCCTGA
- a CDS encoding T9SS type B sorting domain-containing protein: protein MHVSLRVFVYTALLVCCAPKIHAEGSKELSANGGSRAFWRSSTVVTDQFPFPYLGIIKVYANVGERIYLGSSAQGIGAGTITWRAPDGSTGTSGNSTTIGFIADRTEETLGPRLTTNGVDPGYNPYIVNVGAGQAGVWEITFNPTNPAVAGGTAPIVPANNPWTQNPNSWYIAAFDVSVRNAGNTAFINGRAYLNMFAGITSSVGANFGSFNGIFNILTRDGYQYTVNANGMQGVAFDFFVNNKGFRNASGDASYHSIAGIGTTAGTIPVHDPTMPDDATNVTYKLFFSTPNSDLPASAPTVGGQTTWLLATPVVPTLSNFTFTGIEGTPNQSGTAPLGGNFTFNSTAAGAYRISLDVNQNGIFTDLADRLLTGSAVIGNNTVAWDALDGEGNPVPGGTTFLPGSIHIELFSGEVHFPLLDVERNPTGIIVTRINGPGAPNNMLYWDDTNIPNIGTPSSPKRNLDGQSSAINGHIWNLNFGNDNGMDSWSYISSPPLLNTVNLVVGQADLEVVRITPSAAAFCAGTSASYEVEVQNNGPSTVANAPFNFRFPPTFTGATVTNAVTNGTVTLSGVVNAAGVYHADLSMSNGGTIVFTITGTVTGSSISTSADITRTADITDPDATNPDNAVPTDALAECDAAPSGAGCNNIKTSTVTVGSAVTNNTISAAQQICPGAVPAVLTGSIPTGGTGAFVYLWESSTTSSSAGFAAAAGVNNTQDYTPAALSATAWFRRVVNSGCSSTSTAIEITVTPPPAAPAAIPTQPTCAVATGTITVTTVAGLTYAINGTDYLPGPTFTNVAPGTYQVTARNAAGCTSTATQVVINAQPATPAAPTATPTQPTCVVATGTITVTTVAGLTYAINGTDYLPGPTFTNVAPGTYQVTARNAAGCTSTATQVVINAQPATPAAPAAIPTQPTCAVVTGTITVTAVAGLTYAINGTDYLPGPTFTNVAPGTYQVTARNAAGCTSTATQVVINAQPATPAAPVVANITYCQGDVATALTATGTNIKWYNIGTGGLALASPVIPSTTTAGVSTYWASQTNAGGCESPRASLTVTVFAKPTLQVTSSTADMTTTDARRELTGNTTGGNFSGTGVVTEAGRFYFNPATAGAGTHTLTYSYTGGGNCTVSITFSIRVTVPVADVSVTVVADNAPTGIGDPFNYTITASNNGPGTATNVVVTDVLPVTVELVSTNASAGTVTGNSTVTWNIPALPPNTSNTLTITVKPTQLGVIQNTVTIASSQTDNVPANNTAAAPKEIVGLKIPNVITPNGDGFNDRFVIKGLELYTQNQLTIINRWGNHVYEKRNYTNDWTGNGLAEGTYFYILRLTDRQGKNHDLKGYLMINR from the coding sequence ATGCATGTATCCTTGCGCGTATTCGTATACACTGCACTGTTAGTTTGCTGCGCTCCAAAGATTCACGCCGAAGGCAGTAAAGAATTATCTGCCAACGGAGGCTCCCGTGCTTTCTGGCGAAGCAGTACAGTTGTCACTGATCAGTTCCCCTTCCCTTATCTTGGTATTATTAAGGTCTATGCTAATGTGGGCGAAAGGATCTATTTGGGCTCCAGTGCCCAGGGTATTGGTGCCGGAACTATTACCTGGCGCGCTCCTGATGGCAGTACAGGTACTTCAGGGAATAGTACTACCATTGGATTTATAGCAGACAGAACAGAAGAAACCCTTGGCCCCCGTTTAACGACCAATGGTGTGGACCCGGGCTACAACCCCTACATCGTTAACGTAGGTGCAGGGCAGGCGGGTGTTTGGGAGATTACTTTTAATCCCACTAATCCGGCGGTGGCGGGAGGTACTGCTCCAATTGTTCCTGCAAACAATCCATGGACGCAGAATCCTAACAGCTGGTATATTGCAGCTTTTGATGTGAGTGTACGGAATGCAGGTAATACTGCATTTATAAACGGGCGGGCATATCTGAATATGTTTGCCGGCATCACTTCCAGTGTGGGTGCTAATTTTGGTTCCTTCAACGGTATTTTTAATATCCTCACGCGCGATGGTTATCAATACACCGTAAATGCAAATGGTATGCAGGGTGTTGCTTTTGATTTCTTTGTGAATAACAAAGGATTCAGAAATGCGTCCGGCGATGCAAGTTATCATAGCATTGCAGGTATTGGTACCACTGCGGGCACTATTCCTGTGCATGATCCTACTATGCCGGACGATGCAACAAACGTCACCTATAAATTATTTTTCTCTACTCCTAATAGTGATCTTCCTGCTTCAGCTCCTACCGTTGGCGGACAAACAACATGGCTGCTCGCTACACCGGTTGTTCCAACGCTGAGCAATTTTACTTTTACGGGAATAGAAGGTACGCCTAATCAATCAGGCACGGCTCCGCTTGGAGGTAATTTTACTTTTAACTCTACTGCAGCAGGAGCTTACAGGATCAGCCTGGATGTTAACCAGAATGGCATCTTCACAGACTTGGCTGATCGCTTGCTGACGGGTTCTGCGGTGATCGGTAATAATACTGTAGCCTGGGATGCATTGGATGGAGAAGGAAATCCCGTACCCGGTGGCACAACTTTCCTGCCGGGTAGTATCCACATTGAACTCTTCAGCGGAGAGGTACATTTTCCTTTGCTGGATGTGGAAAGGAATCCAACAGGTATTATTGTAACACGCATAAACGGACCGGGTGCACCGAATAATATGCTGTATTGGGATGATACCAATATCCCCAACATTGGAACACCGTCTTCTCCCAAACGTAACCTGGACGGGCAAAGCAGCGCTATCAACGGTCATATCTGGAACCTGAACTTTGGGAATGATAATGGGATGGATAGCTGGAGCTATATCAGCAGCCCACCTTTATTGAATACAGTGAACCTTGTAGTGGGGCAGGCGGACCTTGAAGTGGTACGTATCACACCTTCCGCTGCTGCTTTCTGTGCAGGTACGTCCGCCAGTTATGAAGTGGAAGTGCAGAACAATGGGCCGAGTACTGTTGCGAATGCACCCTTTAATTTCCGCTTTCCCCCGACTTTCACGGGAGCGACTGTAACCAATGCCGTTACAAATGGAACAGTTACATTAAGCGGGGTAGTGAATGCAGCCGGTGTATATCATGCAGATCTAAGCATGAGCAATGGTGGTACGATTGTGTTTACGATAACAGGAACGGTTACAGGAAGTTCGATCAGTACATCCGCTGATATTACGCGGACGGCTGATATCACAGACCCTGATGCCACAAACCCGGATAATGCTGTTCCAACAGATGCTTTGGCAGAATGTGATGCAGCACCTTCAGGAGCAGGATGTAATAATATTAAGACAAGCACTGTCACGGTAGGTAGTGCTGTAACGAATAATACCATCAGTGCTGCACAGCAGATCTGTCCGGGAGCGGTACCTGCTGTGTTGACAGGAAGTATTCCTACCGGTGGTACCGGGGCTTTTGTATATCTATGGGAATCCAGTACAACCAGTAGTAGTGCAGGATTTGCAGCTGCTGCCGGCGTTAATAATACACAGGACTATACACCGGCTGCTTTAAGTGCTACTGCATGGTTCAGGCGGGTAGTAAATTCGGGATGTTCTTCTACAAGCACGGCTATTGAGATCACCGTAACACCTCCTCCGGCTGCACCTGCCGCTATTCCTACACAACCAACGTGTGCTGTGGCAACGGGTACAATTACTGTGACTACCGTAGCTGGTCTAACATACGCTATTAACGGAACAGATTACCTCCCAGGGCCAACATTCACCAATGTAGCTCCCGGTACGTATCAGGTGACTGCGAGGAATGCGGCGGGTTGTACTTCTACTGCCACACAGGTAGTCATCAATGCACAACCTGCAACTCCTGCTGCACCTACTGCTACTCCTACACAACCAACATGTGTTGTGGCCACAGGTACAATTACTGTGACTACTGTAGCTGGCTTAACATACGCTATTAACGGAACAGATTACCTCCCAGGGCCAACATTCACCAATGTAGCTCCAGGGACGTATCAGGTAACTGCGAGGAATGCGGCGGGTTGTACTTCTACTGCCACACAGGTAGTCATCAATGCACAACCTGCAACTCCGGCTGCACCTGCCGCTATTCCTACACAACCAACATGTGCTGTGGTAACAGGTACAATTACTGTGACTGCTGTAGCTGGCTTAACATACGCTATTAACGGAACAGATTACCTCCCAGGGCCAACATTCACCAATGTAGCTCCAGGGACGTACCAGGTAACTGCGAGGAATGCGGCGGGTTGTACTTCTACTGCAACACAGGTAGTCATCAATGCACAACCTGCAACTCCGGCTGCACCCGTTGTTGCGAATATTACCTACTGCCAGGGAGATGTAGCCACAGCCCTAACAGCTACGGGTACAAACATCAAATGGTACAATATAGGAACTGGAGGATTAGCCTTGGCATCACCTGTTATACCATCAACTACTACAGCAGGTGTTAGCACATACTGGGCTTCGCAGACAAACGCGGGTGGTTGTGAAAGCCCCCGTGCATCCCTCACCGTTACTGTGTTTGCAAAACCAACATTACAGGTTACCAGTAGCACGGCGGATATGACCACTACTGATGCAAGGCGTGAACTAACGGGTAATACTACCGGTGGCAATTTTAGCGGAACAGGTGTGGTAACTGAAGCTGGCCGGTTCTACTTTAATCCGGCAACAGCAGGTGCGGGTACACATACGCTTACTTATAGTTATACCGGTGGTGGCAACTGTACGGTGAGCATCACTTTCAGCATCAGGGTAACCGTACCGGTGGCTGATGTATCAGTAACCGTAGTAGCAGATAACGCACCAACGGGTATTGGAGATCCATTCAATTATACTATAACGGCCAGCAATAATGGTCCGGGTACAGCTACGAACGTAGTGGTAACGGATGTACTACCGGTCACAGTAGAACTGGTAAGTACCAATGCGAGTGCAGGCACCGTAACAGGCAACAGCACAGTTACCTGGAATATTCCTGCACTGCCGCCGAACACATCCAATACACTCACTATTACCGTGAAACCTACGCAATTGGGCGTTATACAAAACACTGTGACCATTGCTTCGAGCCAGACAGATAATGTACCGGCTAATAATACTGCCGCAGCACCCAAAGAAATAGTAGGATTGAAAATACCGAATGTGATCACACCAAACGGAGACGGATTCAACGACCGCTTTGTGATCAAAGGCCTGGAACTCTATACACAGAACCAGTTAACGATCATCAACCGCTGGGGTAATCATGTTTATGAGAAACGCAACTATACTAATGACTGGACAGGCAATGGATTAGCAGAAGGCACTTATTTCTATATCCTCCGGTTAACAGACAGGCAAGGGAAAAATCACGACCTGAAAGGATATCTTATGATCAACAGGTGA
- a CDS encoding oxidoreductase, which produces MAKIWFITGSSRGLGRSLTEAVLAKGDMVAATARKPEQLKDLREKYPAQLLALQLDVTRQKQIHQAVADAVAHFGKIDVLVNNAGFGITGATEAFTDEQVRSQLETNLYAPIEVTRAVLPYMRKQRSGRILQISSIGGRTGNVGVSIYQAAKFGVSGFSEALAKEVAPLGIYVTSVEPGGFRTDWAGDSMTYAEKVEGYETTVDWITEYIRKGDFVPMGDPAKAAKAMINLADDPTPPVHLVLGSEAIGLLKKANADRDAEMEKWLPVSLSTDHDEAVNFLDTEMGKTLTNAKNN; this is translated from the coding sequence ATGGCAAAGATCTGGTTTATCACAGGTAGTTCAAGAGGGCTGGGACGCAGCCTTACAGAAGCAGTACTGGCAAAAGGCGACATGGTAGCCGCAACCGCCAGGAAACCTGAGCAATTAAAAGACCTCCGGGAAAAATATCCTGCACAACTCCTCGCACTCCAGCTGGATGTGACCCGGCAAAAACAAATACACCAGGCAGTAGCAGACGCTGTTGCGCATTTTGGAAAGATAGATGTGCTGGTTAACAATGCAGGCTTTGGCATCACAGGCGCTACAGAAGCTTTCACGGATGAGCAGGTACGCAGTCAGCTCGAAACGAACCTCTACGCCCCCATTGAGGTGACCCGCGCGGTTTTACCTTACATGCGCAAACAGCGTTCAGGACGTATTTTACAGATCAGCTCCATTGGCGGACGTACCGGTAATGTCGGCGTTTCTATTTACCAGGCCGCAAAATTCGGCGTAAGTGGTTTTTCTGAAGCACTGGCAAAAGAAGTAGCACCATTAGGTATTTACGTTACTTCTGTAGAACCCGGCGGATTCAGAACAGACTGGGCCGGCGACTCCATGACCTATGCAGAAAAAGTAGAAGGGTATGAAACCACGGTAGACTGGATAACAGAATACATCAGAAAAGGAGATTTTGTGCCGATGGGTGATCCTGCAAAAGCAGCAAAAGCCATGATCAACCTGGCAGATGATCCCACTCCGCCTGTACACCTGGTTTTGGGCAGCGAAGCTATCGGCTTGCTTAAAAAAGCAAATGCAGACAGGGATGCAGAAATGGAAAAGTGGTTACCGGTGAGCCTTTCTACAGACCATGATGAAGCAGTGAACTTCCTGGATACAGAGATGGGCAAAACACTCACCAACGCTAAAAACAATTAA
- a CDS encoding MarR family winged helix-turn-helix transcriptional regulator — translation MTKQPAQNNAIGNLLIQICKLRRNKSNALLAEAEIHSGQDALLYHLSIEDGQTVSSLVEKLCIQHGTIASMIERMETSGMIKKEKDANDKRTSRIYLTPKGKEALTKIARVWKTMESLTTKGLTEKQENTLRELLQQVLINLK, via the coding sequence ATGACCAAACAGCCTGCCCAAAATAACGCTATCGGCAATCTGCTGATCCAGATCTGCAAGCTGCGGAGGAACAAAAGCAATGCCTTGTTAGCCGAAGCGGAGATCCATTCCGGGCAGGATGCTTTACTTTATCACCTGAGCATAGAAGATGGGCAGACAGTCTCTTCACTGGTAGAAAAGTTATGCATCCAGCATGGCACCATCGCAAGTATGATAGAGAGGATGGAAACATCCGGGATGATTAAAAAAGAGAAAGATGCCAACGACAAAAGAACATCCAGGATATACCTCACTCCCAAAGGAAAAGAAGCATTGACCAAGATCGCCAGGGTCTGGAAAACAATGGAATCACTTACCACAAAAGGTTTAACGGAAAAACAGGAAAATACGCTGCGGGAATTGCTGCAACAGGTACTCATCAATTTGAAGTAA
- a CDS encoding OmpA family protein yields the protein MKLFIIISGFLLVYTASAGQYITRRAASQQEVYHYAAAASLYEKAYNKRATAANARAAANAYRQLRDYPAAEKWYGRLAILPEATAPDIYYYGLALQQNGKYATAKEQFSRCLTMNGNPVPAAELNRLLVSCDSAAWWMQSPQPIVIINTAQLNSAYTDMGALKEGDQLYWVSDKPAAFRKKHFLKFSNGNPVRTDQYGWTANNYLQLYTGNNATPVNLGKAYHSGMPSIRKDGLEMFFTQTHFAKKPRKFLAKDSAYGIYIETFSVSRATDTSAWSTPVPFRYNNALAYSVGDPFITPDGKRLYFVSDMPGTTGGTDIYYCERTGDNNWGEAVKMGDGVNTTGQERSPYIDENGIFYFSSDGHIGMGGLDIYRIENGQPVNLGTPMNSPADDLYFSGGYFTSNRPGGKGSDDIYSYEQKVKAPVAVVPEKEKEKEKPVTTLPNPLPVEEPIRLIIYYDFDKASIKKDAARDLDELALRLKERPEIRIQLNAHTDARGKKAYNLALSQRRAQAAVNYLVAKGIARNRMTARGYGEEKPVNDCTDGVSCTEIQHRENRRTEFEVEK from the coding sequence ATGAAGTTATTCATCATCATATCCGGCTTCCTGCTTGTATATACCGCTTCAGCAGGACAGTACATTACCCGCAGAGCAGCTTCCCAGCAGGAAGTATATCATTATGCAGCAGCCGCCTCGTTGTATGAAAAGGCTTATAACAAACGTGCAACTGCTGCAAATGCCCGTGCAGCCGCCAATGCTTACAGGCAATTGCGGGATTATCCTGCTGCTGAAAAATGGTATGGCCGCCTGGCAATATTACCGGAAGCAACGGCACCTGATATTTATTACTATGGATTAGCGTTACAACAAAATGGCAAATACGCAACGGCAAAGGAACAATTCTCCCGCTGTCTTACGATGAATGGAAACCCCGTACCAGCAGCCGAACTTAACAGGCTGCTGGTTTCCTGTGATTCTGCTGCATGGTGGATGCAATCTCCACAACCAATAGTTATAATCAATACGGCTCAGCTAAACAGTGCATACACTGATATGGGCGCATTGAAAGAAGGTGACCAGTTATATTGGGTTTCAGACAAGCCGGCGGCATTCCGCAAAAAACATTTCCTCAAATTCTCCAATGGCAATCCTGTGCGTACAGATCAGTATGGATGGACCGCCAACAACTATCTGCAACTGTATACGGGTAACAACGCTACGCCTGTGAACCTTGGGAAAGCTTATCATAGCGGCATGCCCAGCATCCGTAAAGATGGACTGGAAATGTTCTTCACCCAAACCCATTTTGCGAAGAAGCCCCGGAAGTTCCTTGCAAAAGACAGTGCCTATGGCATCTATATAGAAACGTTTTCCGTGAGCAGGGCAACGGATACCAGCGCATGGAGTACACCTGTTCCCTTCCGTTATAATAATGCATTAGCCTATTCAGTAGGTGATCCGTTCATTACACCGGACGGCAAACGCTTGTATTTTGTTTCAGACATGCCGGGTACAACGGGTGGTACCGATATTTATTATTGTGAACGAACAGGTGATAATAATTGGGGAGAAGCTGTTAAAATGGGTGATGGGGTCAATACTACCGGGCAGGAAAGGAGTCCGTATATAGATGAAAACGGCATTTTTTATTTTTCTTCAGATGGGCACATTGGTATGGGCGGACTGGATATATACAGAATAGAGAACGGGCAACCTGTAAACCTCGGTACCCCCATGAACAGCCCGGCAGATGATCTTTATTTTTCCGGAGGATATTTTACTTCTAACCGGCCGGGAGGCAAAGGCAGTGATGATATTTACAGTTACGAGCAAAAAGTAAAAGCACCGGTAGCCGTAGTTCCTGAAAAGGAAAAAGAAAAAGAGAAACCGGTTACCACATTACCCAATCCTCTTCCCGTAGAAGAACCTATCCGCCTGATCATCTATTATGATTTCGATAAAGCCAGTATTAAAAAAGATGCTGCCAGGGACCTGGATGAATTAGCGCTCAGGCTGAAAGAAAGACCGGAGATCCGCATTCAACTCAATGCGCATACGGATGCAAGAGGCAAAAAGGCATACAATCTTGCATTGTCTCAAAGGAGAGCACAGGCCGCAGTGAATTACCTGGTGGCAAAAGGTATTGCCCGGAACAGGATGACGGCGAGAGGTTATGGAGAAGAAAAACCGGTGAATGACTGTACGGACGGCGTTTCCTGCACGGAAATACAGCATCGGGAAAACCGGCGGACGGAGTTTGAAGTGGAGAAATAA
- a CDS encoding PorP/SprF family type IX secretion system membrane protein, producing MKAYFITLASSLLLCLSATAQQDAQFSQYMFNGIYINPAYAGYREQLNLSAFYRNQWTGLDGAPQTISFAADATANNERVGLALQLMSDKIGAESNTMAYLNYAYRIPVGDPDKGGRLALGIGAGIVNYQLNGSKLDPNDVADPVLLNQRRSILLPDARAGIYYSNDRIYAGLSVDNILVHYMHPNKDPEHYFPEKKMHAYLTAGGLVPLSESFLLKPSFMWKEDFAGPGSLDLNAFLLIAEKIWIGASYRTAFNVIKKKDLDPALKKPAAFVMLAEIYVAQKLRIGYGYDIPLNQLGDYNYGSHEISLGYFFTPRKARMLTPRYF from the coding sequence ATGAAAGCATATTTTATCACGCTTGCAAGTTCCTTACTCCTGTGTTTGTCTGCTACAGCGCAGCAGGATGCACAGTTCAGTCAGTATATGTTCAACGGCATCTATATCAATCCCGCCTATGCAGGATACCGCGAACAGCTCAATCTCTCTGCCTTCTACCGTAATCAATGGACAGGATTGGACGGCGCGCCGCAAACCATTTCTTTCGCAGCTGATGCTACTGCGAACAATGAAAGAGTAGGCCTGGCGCTTCAGCTGATGAGCGACAAAATAGGCGCAGAATCAAATACCATGGCATATTTAAACTATGCCTACCGTATCCCTGTTGGTGATCCGGATAAAGGAGGCCGGTTAGCATTGGGCATTGGTGCAGGTATTGTAAACTATCAACTGAATGGCAGCAAGCTGGATCCCAACGATGTGGCAGACCCTGTACTGCTCAATCAGCGCAGGTCTATCCTCCTGCCGGATGCGCGCGCCGGGATCTATTATAGTAACGACCGCATCTATGCAGGGCTTTCCGTAGATAACATCCTGGTGCATTATATGCATCCTAATAAAGATCCGGAGCATTATTTCCCGGAGAAAAAGATGCATGCCTATCTCACAGCAGGCGGACTGGTCCCCCTTTCAGAGAGTTTCCTATTGAAACCTTCTTTTATGTGGAAGGAAGATTTTGCGGGGCCGGGCAGTCTTGACCTGAATGCATTCCTGCTTATTGCAGAAAAGATATGGATAGGCGCTTCCTACAGAACAGCTTTTAATGTGATCAAGAAAAAAGACCTGGACCCTGCGCTGAAAAAACCAGCGGCGTTTGTAATGCTGGCGGAGATCTATGTGGCACAGAAATTAAGGATCGGCTATGGTTATGATATCCCTCTGAATCAATTAGGAGATTATAATTATGGTTCGCATGAAATATCCCTTGGTTATTTCTTCACCCCCCGGAAAGCAAGAATGCTTACACCGCGTTACTTCTGA
- a CDS encoding NmrA family NAD(P)-binding protein, with translation MFTILSATGKTGSEIIKFFSAAGIPCNAVTSDLSRSVILPHINWVENNIPAGTKKLFLNTAVTADMFDVQRRFIDTAKDAGVEHIVKLSTPGASPTSKDRTGQVHWQIEEYLRNSGMNWNSLQPQTFMQNWLGNLANNVRQERKIYAVAGDGKKAFTDTRDIGEVAFTLLTDPKKYINKIIPLSGPAPVSYYEVAAAISDAIGETVTYIPQTPEEGKARMEKAGFPEWAVQMNLLVDMGQRSGAAEKLFSDNVAEILGKPGRSIYDFAKDHSKSFI, from the coding sequence ATGTTCACCATATTAAGTGCCACAGGCAAAACAGGCAGTGAAATAATAAAATTCTTTTCGGCAGCTGGTATTCCCTGTAATGCTGTCACAAGCGATCTTTCAAGATCAGTTATACTACCCCATATAAACTGGGTGGAAAATAATATACCGGCCGGAACAAAAAAGCTGTTCCTCAATACCGCTGTAACAGCAGATATGTTTGATGTACAACGCAGGTTCATTGATACTGCTAAAGATGCAGGTGTGGAACATATTGTAAAGCTTTCCACTCCCGGTGCATCGCCCACATCAAAAGACAGAACGGGACAGGTACACTGGCAGATAGAAGAATATCTCCGCAATTCCGGTATGAACTGGAACAGTTTACAACCGCAGACCTTCATGCAGAACTGGCTGGGCAACCTGGCCAACAATGTGCGGCAGGAAAGGAAGATCTATGCTGTTGCAGGTGACGGGAAAAAAGCATTTACAGACACCAGGGATATTGGAGAAGTGGCCTTTACATTACTCACTGATCCCAAAAAGTATATCAATAAGATCATCCCGCTCTCGGGGCCTGCACCTGTCAGTTATTATGAGGTTGCTGCCGCCATCAGCGATGCCATTGGCGAAACAGTCACCTATATTCCCCAAACACCGGAAGAAGGAAAAGCACGTATGGAAAAAGCAGGTTTCCCGGAATGGGCCGTTCAGATGAACCTGCTTGTTGATATGGGCCAACGGTCTGGTGCTGCGGAAAAACTGTTCTCTGATAACGTTGCAGAAATTTTAGGAAAACCCGGAAGAAGCATTTACGATTTTGCAAAAGACCATTCTAAATCCTTCATATGA